AACGTTAATAAATCAGCAATCGTATTGATAATAACAACGAAGAAGCCAATAAATAACACGCATCCTTGAATAACAGGATAATCTCGAGATTTAATACTATCCATTAATAGATAACCAATACCAGGTATATCAAATAAATTTTCAATCACTACAGTACCACCTATTAGACTGCCAAGTGAAATCCCTAGTAATGGGATAATCGGCAAAATTGTTGGTTTTAGTAAATCATGAATTAAAATATAACGTTCATTCATACCGCGTAATCTTGATGCTTGTACGATATTACTTTGCAATAACATCAATAAATTAGAACGCACTAAACGAATGATGTATGCACACATACCTAAAGATAGCGTGATTACAGGTAATATAAACTGACTTAGTATAACGCTATCTATATTCATTAAATTTGTGACAATAAATAATAAAATAATACCGATAAAGAACGCTGGTAAACTAATCGATAGTGTTGAGATCACTCTAATCACTTTATCCGTCCACTTATGAAATCGTTTGGCTGCTATAATGCCGAGCGGTATAGATATGCATAACGACACTACTAATGTTGAAAATGATATGAGTAATGTTATGGGTGCATAGTTGAATAATATCTGTGTTACCGGTTCTTTTGATTCAAAACTTTTTCCTAAATTAAAATGTAATAAATGATTCATCCAATGCCACCACTGTACCAATAAAGAATCATTTAATCCCAATTTATCTTTGGTTGCATTTATTTGTTCCGTCGACACTTGTGCTACATCAAGATGTAATATTTTATCAACAGGATTGCCTGGTGATAATTTCATTAAAATGAATGTAAGTGTAGAAATAACAAATAAAACAACTATCATTTGCATCAGTCTATACAACATAGACTTTATTATGAACATAATAGTCCCCCTCCTTGTGTAAGTTACTAACACTTTCTTTTTACATGAGAATGGCGCATGTATATGCAACTTACATATTAAGAACTAACGTTCATTATAGTATTATCCATAAAGAAATTGAAGTATATTTAATTTTTTAACAAAATCATTATAAAATATAATATTTTGAATCAAGTCAACCATGTAAAATATAAAAAAGTCAAAACAAAAACAACTATAGCACTGTATTCCATCTCTTTCGAAATAATTGTTACTGCAGTGTAACTTAAAAGTCGATGATTTTGTGCATATAGTTGTCGAATATTATTTTTTATCTTTACGGCGAAGTTCAGCGCCCTCATAGCCGTATTTTTCAATTTGCTTTTCTAATTTACGCGCTTTTCTTTCTTTACGCCAATTTCTAGTAAAATACCATAATAGAAAACTAATTAATAAACTCATAATCGCTAAAAATGCAGCGTATCCTAATAATGGTTGATATTTTATATCTTGAAAATTTGGAATAAAAAATGCAAGCACACCTAATATAACAAATGTAATTACTGCAGATACAAACCATTTATTTAAAACTAAGCAACAGAATATTGTTAATAAAATCATTATTAATGTTGTGATCCATAAATAATTAGGCATATCGAATAATGTCATATTCATTCTCCTTTTATTTCATTACTTTCCTTGTATACATTTTATTATAAATTTTTAAAAACTTAAACAATAGCAGTCAGTTTCAAGCAATATTCTATCTACTAATAGAAAAATCATTGTTCCTTGCGACATGGAAATCGTAACATTATCGTTTAGGAGACAAAATTATGTATAATGAATGTATTATACCAAAGGAGTGATTATATGTCTCAAGGTTTACCTTTAAGAGAAGATGTTCCTGTTTCAGAAACATGGGATTTAGTAGACTTATTTAAAGATGATCAACAATATTATGAAAGTATTGACGCTCTAGTACAACAAGCAAATCAATTTCATCATACATATGCAACAACATTAAATTCAATCGAACAAATTAATACTGCTTTAGCTGAATTAGAAAATATTTTAATTGCCTTAGATCGCTTAAGTAATTATGCAGAACTACGTTTAAGTGTAGATACTAGTAATATCGAGGCACAAGTATTGAGCGCTAAATTATCTACTACATACGGTAAAATTGTTAGCCAATTATCATTTGTAGAGTCAGAAATACTTGAATTACCAGAAGAAATACTTCAACAATTAGAAGAATCATGTCCATATCAACACTATATTAAACAGTTAATAAAACAAAAGCCATTCCAATTATCTGCGTCGGTAGAACAAGTATTAGCAACTTTATCACCTACGCTAAACAGTCCTTACGATTTATACGGCACGACAAAAATGCTAGATATTACATTCGATTCATTTGAACATGATGGTACAACGTACCCTGTCGACTATGCTACGTTTGAAAATGATTATGAAGATAATAAAGATCCTGAGTTTAGACGTAAAAGTTTCAAATCGTTTAGCGATGGGATTCGAAAATATCAGCATACTACCGCGGCTACATATAATATGCAAGTACAACAAGAAAAAATTGAAGCTGATTTACGTGGATTTGAATCAGTCATCGATTATTTATTACATAGTCAAGAAGTAACGCGTGATATGTTTGACCGTCAAATCGATATGATTATGCGTGACTTGGCACCAGTTATGCAGAAATATGCTAAACTTTTACAACGTATTCACGGATTAGATAACATGCGTTTTGAAGACTTGAAGATTTCTGTAGACCCTGATTATGAACCAGAGATTTCAATTGAAGACTCAAAAAATTATATTTTCGGTGCGTTAAGTGTTTTAGGTGATGACTATACAAACATGTTACGTGAAGCATACGATCAGCGATGGATTGATTTTGCACAAAATAAAGGTAAAGATACAGGCGCATTTTGTGCAAGTCCATACTTTACACATTCATATGTGTTTATTTCTTGGACTGGTAAAATGGCTGAAGCATTTGTCTTAGCACATGAATTAGGTCATGCAGGTCATTTTACATTAGCTCAAAAACATCAACCATATCTTGAATCAGAAGCATCAATGTACTTTGTTGAAGCCCCTTCTACAATGAATGAAATGTTGATGGCCAATTATTTATTTAACACAAGTGATAATCCAAGATTTAAGCGTTGGGTTATTGGCTCAATTTTATCTAGAACATATTATCATAATATGGTTACCCATTTATTAGAAGCTGCTTATCAACGTGAAGTGTATCACAAAGTAGATCAAGGTGAATCTTTAAATGCGCCGACATTAAATGAAATAATGCTAAATGTTTATAAACAATTTTTTGGAGATGCAGTAGACATGACTGAGGGTGCTGAATTAACATGGATGCGTCAACCTCATTACTATATGGGATTATATTCGTATACGTATTCTGCTGGCTTAACAATCGGAACTGTCGTTTCTCAAAAGATTAAAAATGAAGGCCAACCAGCTGTTGATGCTTGGTTAGAAACATTGAAAAAAGGTGGTAGTGTATCACCTGTCGAACTTGCAAACATTGCAGGTGTAGACATTACTACAGAACAGCCACTTAAATCTACAATTCAATATATTTCTGATTTAGTCGATGAAGTTGAAAAATTAACAGATGAAATTGAGCAAGCAAATAACTAAGATGCGAGACAATTTATAGTAGAACAATATAAACCAAGATTTTCACATTACTAATTGTGAGAATCTTGGTTTTTTTGAGGGTTTATGAATAATAGAAATATATATTTATCGTAAGGGATTTTATAGTAATAACTTTAAGTTATTGTTCGTAATGTGTACCTGTTAAATAAAAATAAACACTTTCAGCGATGTTAATAATATGATCACCAATACGTTCTAAATGTCTTGCTGCTAAATGAGCTTGTGCAGCGACAAATGGATCGTTATCAATAAGATACGTTGCGTTAATAATATGACTATATAAGTCATCGATATCTTCATCACGCTCAATTATTTCTCTTATTAATACGGTATCTTTCTTTTTAAATGCTTGATCTAAGTCCTTTAACATTAACATAGCTAATTTACCCATTGTCTTTAAACGGGTTAACACATAATCATCTGTAATCTTTGTACGCAATCGAATATTGGCAATACTCGAGGCATTATCTCCTATTCTTTCTAAATCGGAGGCGATTTTTAATGAAGAAATCATCATACGCAAATCACTCGCAATGGGCTGTTGCTTTGTAATTAACATGATAACTCGCTCATTAATATCATAATTTAATTGATTGATATGTTTATCGTTTTTAACTGTTTGTCGTGCAAAGCCTCTATCGTCAATACTTAATGATTTTATACCATTTTCAATACTCACATAGACATTTGCACCTAACCGACGTAATTCTTTTATTAAATCATCAAGTTGCTCCTGATATCGTTGTCTAATTATTGCCATTATATATCAACCAAACCTTCCTGAAATATAATCTTCTGTTTTCTTGTTTGATGGGTTAGAGAAAATTTTATCAGTATCATCATATTCATTGACATAACCATTTAAGAAAAATGCAGTTTTATCTGATACACGAGCTGCTTGTTGCATATTATGTGTAACCATAATAATTGTATACTTTTCTTTTAGTTCTTGAACCAACTCTTCTACTCTTAATGTTGAGATTGGATCTAATGCTGATGTCGGTTCATCCATTAAAATGACTTCAGGTTCAATTGCTAAACAACGCGCGATACAAACACGTTGTTGTTGCCCACCGGATAAACTATATGCATTTGTGTGCAACCTATCCTTTAATTCATCCCAAATTGCAGCGCCACGTAATGATTTCTCAACGATTTCATCAAGAACTTTTTTATTTTTAATACCGTGAATCTTTGGACCGTAAGTAATATTATCGTATATTGATTTTGGAAATGGATTAGGTTGTTGAAAGACCATGCCCACATTTGTACGTAATTGTTCTTTAGAATATTTTTGATCAAAAATGTCTTGATCTCGATATAATATTTTACCAGCTGTTTTCACAGAAGGTACTAACTCAACCATTCGATTCAAAGTTTTAATATATGTTGATTTGCCACAACCAGATGGACCTATAATGGCAGTAATTTGGTTTTCATAAATATCTAAATTAATATTTTGTAATGCATGATTTTCGCCATACCATAAGTCTAAATTTTGTGTTGAATATATAACAGAATGTGAGTTTGTATCATCTGGTGTTTTATGATGACTTTGTGAGACATCAAACGTATGACTTTGAGATATTTGTTTAGTTTGTGCAAGTGTTTGCGCCATATTTAAAACTCCCTTTTTAATAGATAAATGAGATTGATTGTTTAAATTAGAATTTTTTACTAAATTTGTTACGTAAAATAAT
The genomic region above belongs to Staphylococcus aureus and contains:
- the phoU gene encoding phosphate signaling complex protein PhoU, encoding MAIIRQRYQEQLDDLIKELRRLGANVYVSIENGIKSLSIDDRGFARQTVKNDKHINQLNYDINERVIMLITKQQPIASDLRMMISSLKIASDLERIGDNASSIANIRLRTKITDDYVLTRLKTMGKLAMLMLKDLDQAFKKKDTVLIREIIERDEDIDDLYSHIINATYLIDNDPFVAAQAHLAARHLERIGDHIINIAESVYFYLTGTHYEQ
- the nikB gene encoding nickel ABC transporter permease, whose protein sequence is MFIIKSMLYRLMQMIVVLFVISTLTFILMKLSPGNPVDKILHLDVAQVSTEQINATKDKLGLNDSLLVQWWHWMNHLLHFNLGKSFESKEPVTQILFNYAPITLLISFSTLVVSLCISIPLGIIAAKRFHKWTDKVIRVISTLSISLPAFFIGIILLFIVTNLMNIDSVILSQFILPVITLSLGMCAYIIRLVRSNLLMLLQSNIVQASRLRGMNERYILIHDLLKPTILPIIPLLGISLGSLIGGTVVIENLFDIPGIGYLLMDSIKSRDYPVIQGCVLFIGFFVVIINTIADLLTLLLDPKQRLQLGNPKIKTNTPLISESSDRHA
- the pstB gene encoding phosphate ABC transporter ATP-binding protein PstB, with the translated sequence MAQTLAQTKQISQSHTFDVSQSHHKTPDDTNSHSVIYSTQNLDLWYGENHALQNINLDIYENQITAIIGPSGCGKSTYIKTLNRMVELVPSVKTAGKILYRDQDIFDQKYSKEQLRTNVGMVFQQPNPFPKSIYDNITYGPKIHGIKNKKVLDEIVEKSLRGAAIWDELKDRLHTNAYSLSGGQQQRVCIARCLAIEPEVILMDEPTSALDPISTLRVEELVQELKEKYTIIMVTHNMQQAARVSDKTAFFLNGYVNEYDDTDKIFSNPSNKKTEDYISGRFG
- the pepF gene encoding oligoendopeptidase F, with amino-acid sequence MSQGLPLREDVPVSETWDLVDLFKDDQQYYESIDALVQQANQFHHTYATTLNSIEQINTALAELENILIALDRLSNYAELRLSVDTSNIEAQVLSAKLSTTYGKIVSQLSFVESEILELPEEILQQLEESCPYQHYIKQLIKQKPFQLSASVEQVLATLSPTLNSPYDLYGTTKMLDITFDSFEHDGTTYPVDYATFENDYEDNKDPEFRRKSFKSFSDGIRKYQHTTAATYNMQVQQEKIEADLRGFESVIDYLLHSQEVTRDMFDRQIDMIMRDLAPVMQKYAKLLQRIHGLDNMRFEDLKISVDPDYEPEISIEDSKNYIFGALSVLGDDYTNMLREAYDQRWIDFAQNKGKDTGAFCASPYFTHSYVFISWTGKMAEAFVLAHELGHAGHFTLAQKHQPYLESEASMYFVEAPSTMNEMLMANYLFNTSDNPRFKRWVIGSILSRTYYHNMVTHLLEAAYQREVYHKVDQGESLNAPTLNEIMLNVYKQFFGDAVDMTEGAELTWMRQPHYYMGLYSYTYSAGLTIGTVVSQKIKNEGQPAVDAWLETLKKGGSVSPVELANIAGVDITTEQPLKSTIQYISDLVDEVEKLTDEIEQANN